DNA from Pecten maximus chromosome 18, xPecMax1.1, whole genome shotgun sequence:
AGTCCTAGCTAGAATCATAGAACAGCTGTGGGATATACATCTGAAAAATCTAGCCCACACTCCTACTTATCTCTAGTTATATAGTAGAAGtttctataaatacatgtactcttGGTGTCTTTGAAACAAACCCTCGTTTATGCTCTGTTTCACTGGGGTAAGAATGTCTTAattatcttatatacatatatgtgtgtactACAAAAGAAACAGACTTTACTTATAGATATTTAACAcgtgtatatatgatatatcaccGACATATATATGGATATATTAATAGATTGGTCCAATTACAGTTCAGTAACTGCCCTACATAAGTACCCATCGATCAttctatgtatatattagaTTTGTGGTCATATTCATTAAACCATGATACTTTTATTAATactaactttttttttatcaactaCCATTTTGTATTAAGCGAGTTTTGAAAGTTGGGCTAAACAAAGTGTTCATGTTTGAGCAAGAGAATGGTTTTATGAATACTGGTCCTGGCAGACACCGTCAATTGGGGAAAGTGTATCcgaaaatgaatgaatgaataaaaaaaaaccttaagcACAAAATCTTACACAGGTGGTATACATCCTAAATAGATAGCATAAATAAATAACCGATagatgaatgaatgaatgaatgaatgaatgaaagaacGAGTgattgaatgaatgaatggtTAAGAAATGAATGAACGaagaaatgaatgaatgaagaAATGAACGAATGAAGGAATGAAGAAATGAACGAATGaagaaatgaatgaaataattAAGAAATAGAAAGAAGGAAAGAACGAATGAATGAAGAATAAACAACAGACGAAAAGTAATGAAGCATTGGCATTCTAATACCCTGAAACCGCAAAACTTAAAGGACATTTGGTGGGGAAATTGACGGTAAAACTAGGTTAAAAATCGGTGGATTCTCAGTGGGAAACGACAATGTCAATGGTCAGTGACATGGCAGTTCCTAGACAAAACGCcttgtatataattacctaagTCTAACTTACGACAAAGCATAGGGCGAACGGTAACTCGGGCCAATGTACGTGACTTCTCCAATGCAGAACATTGTTCGCAATTTATTGCAACCATAAGTTATGACGTGATTGGCGAAAATAAACCAATGGAATCGTATGTCACAAACCACAGGAAAGCACGCGttcataataaataaataaatatgacatGAACGAGTTCGTGGATTGAAATATCACTTACCGTTTTGAGAAGGTCAATTAGACGTGATCGAACGCGCGGAAAAAGTAAAAGGCGGCGTAGCGTCGACTGTGCATTGGATGTCCGTGTCGACTGAACCAGAGCAATGCTCGCCGGTATATGGAACCACACGACCAAGAACAAACATGTAGTTTTCATACATGTAAGACTTTTCACTGtgtttgataaatattgaaGTCGAAATAAATTCATCTCTCTATCAAAAATACTAAGGACTTAATGGAGGGTCGATTTTGAATTCGGCCTAGAGGTTTagaacaaaaaatgaaaatcatgcaATCTTTCCATCATCTTTTCACGGCCTGCTACTCTCCAGGACTGACACACCTGTcgaatttacattttatatacctTTGCGGAAGCCCATCTGTTCCTCCCGTTTTTTCTTACCGAGTAGTAATAAAATGTTTcgttttacatacatgtactgtagtgtaATAGGTAGCTTGATAGCATGTATTCTGGGTCAATTAATCATTGGAAATTTTAGCCAAATTTACACCTGTGAATCTAAAGGAATGTCAAAGTCATTCACGTAACATATAATAGGGTTTTCATTAAGGCAATATATCATTTGGATCTTTTAGATGAACACTCTTTTGACGACTGTGACCGTGAGAGATGTCAAAGCCACCATTTAAACCACAGGGGCCTGGCAcgatgatatacatatatatatatggactatcatttggaaaatcgtgccaagcccctgtgatttaaacaacttaatACGCAGCATGCTACTGGTCTAGTGCAATGAGTTTGGGCCTCTTGGAGGAAgggaagaagttgttaaaaagATTTTAACTAATAATACTCCTTTCTCCATGGACGTAGGTCAAGGTGATTTATTCCAGCAGGGTGCTGGATGAATATCATAACTCTGCAATCCTTGGTCATtgggaagaagttgtttattAAAATCCTGCCAGATAAGACTCCCTTGTCATGCacgtaggtcaaggtcaaacttgaacaaacttggtagccttttttatttcattgcCGTGAGCCTCTTTAACTGTGAGAATTGCAACACATTTGAGGTTTAACATTAAAAgtagttcaaggtcattcacttgaacaaacCTGTTCGTCCTTCATCTCGGCATGCTAATGACCCAATAACTTGAACTCTTAGTTATTGTAGGTCACAcgggtgagctaaaaactacaAATATTTCTGCTCTGCTCTCTGTCGCTATCATGCAAATCTTCTCTGTAAGACAaatctatatataggtctctatTTGCATTTTTCAGGCAGAAGTTATTTGATAACACACATCATGCATTCTCTACCACACACACTTAAAGGCTAAATGGTATACTGAAACAAATAAGATTTCAgcaaaatctgtttaaaaattGAGTTTTAATggcaaaacattttaatatacaaaaacaGATTCAAAAACGTTAGTGACACATGTGTTTCAATATTTGGAATGTCTCTCTTTCAGACATCTATCACAtggaattttacatttttactagtccgagtttcctctggccctaatGCCATAATTAGACATTTTGACAGACAGATGTCTATTGTAGCAAATATCTGACCATGAAACTGTCTAACGTCTGGTGTTGGGACCTGGAGAaaattataacaatgtattGCCTCTACTAATATCACAGTAACATTTACCATTAAAATCCAGCAGTCTTATTAATCCCTTGAACAAAGTCAAAAAGCCTAACATTCAGCTATTAAAACTCTTAAATGGAATATTTGCTTGCATCTTCCCAGAATgatgtaatgtatattttatactgaTACATTGGCTAATTagattatatactgtaccatatgaTTTTATGGTCACTGGACATTAATTCATTACTTTGGTTAACATAGTCAAAATATCTAGTGTTAGAATTTTGCAATGAAgcaagagagagagagagaaatgGTTGTATAGTTCTGGAAAAGGAAATGTGCCATAAATTAAATGATAATCATCATTATTTTATAGATAATCAGCCTAAACGAAATAAAAAACcaatatttcaaattgaaatagttttactgtacacaaaacCCAAATTGTCAAATTCCTAAAGAAAACAAGCATACTAGGTATTGCTAAAGCAGTACATGTCACCAACCAGctcctgctaaaaatagtaaccagtgaccttgaccccaaatCCTTTAAGTTGGCACTTGTCCCGAGATTATATGGTCCTTTATCCTTGTTTGAAAATATGATCACAGTCCAAAAGGAATGAAGCaggacagacagaggggcaAACTTTTAGTGCCCCtagtttcaccggtaggggactaataattaCAAGTGGACTCGATATTAAATGCAAATGTCCATAAGgaaaatttataatttttgtgaagtacaaaaatgtatcaattttgagacacaaaataaaaattattttgagaCAGGAAATAAATATACCGgtaatctttaaaaaatatatttattttgttattcttCAGATAGACACAGTTATTACTATCAATGGAGTGTTTCGTTTAAAGAGCAATACCTGATCTGTTGATAGTAAATGGTACTAAGTAATATGCCTGTTCATCACTGTATCTACAATGAGAGATCAGGATGTAGAGCATCCAAGATCTGCAGTGGTCAATCTTGACCTGGGGCATCCTAGAGGATGGACCTGAAGCAGTTTGTGATTTTAATATGCAACAGAGGAGGGAAATGCAATGACCAGGTTTGGACTCCACCAtgggacctctgaactctagacaatgctctaaccatttgagctacctagCCACCGGCGTTCAGCCCAGTCAAGTTCCGCTATCTATAATTATGCGTGAATTATGTATAAATTCTTTTCAATGACATGGTTCAGAAATATGACATGGTTCAAAACTATTACAACCTAGTTCAGAATATACCACCTGGTTCAGAATATACAGCAACCTAGTTCAGAATATATGACCTGGTTCAGAATATGTGACCTGGTTTAGAATATATACAACCTGGTTCAGAATATACGACCTAGTTCAGAGTATACGACTAGGTTCAGAAAATATACAACGTTGTTCAgaaaatacacatgtatttaacGTTATTTGGAAACCCAATACTGCACATccattatgaaattttattcaaattgattgaaattatGGGTCTTTTTCCAtccagattttgatatttctttttaccTTTTTAGAGTAATTGGTTGCCTCCTACAATTGCATTATGTtcttagcatcactgatgagtccaaGAAGTACaaaacaattgtatatataaaatacagctTATTTCATTTTGGTTCTACTGTAtccaatttattttgaaagcTTCGATTACCCAATCCCCCTcatcaattaaataaatctgTCTAGGGTTCGTGCTATATCTAATTATACACCAGGTTGTCATTTTGTAATGGTCAAGTGCAGCTGGATTGTGTGATGTGATTGTGTATACAGTAACTATATCGGTCAAGGGCTCAAGAGATATCTTGTACAGATCATACGTAAAACTTGTTTTACTTCAATAGTGGTCAAATGAGAACTGTGGCCCTTGACCGATGTAAACGAAAATCTAAACAGGTGTACGCTTTAATGGTGTGATATTATGCTGTGAATATGAACTGAATCGGTCAAGGTGTTCAACAGATAACTTGTTCACaaggtttattttatttcaattactCATGGTAGTACCTGGTTAGGTAGTGGTCTCCTTTTCAACTTCTCTGGAAAAAATCCCTTGAGCTATAGACTTTTATTTCAGCATTAccagtaatgaaatattttcttttaaaaataacaacatcttAGTTGACTATCAATAATTATTAAATAGACGTGTAGATCCAATATTACACTTCATccataaaacaataaattaagatatttcaacataaaaCCTAACACACAATCCTATTttagtaaataaaaacaacGCCACGAACAATTCAACCAAAGCAAcgtaaattataataataacaattattATACAAACAATATCTATTTTGACATGAGTAAACCTTAAAGTttgttatttattgataaatagaCAAAAATTGTTTGTGCTAAACAAGTCTAAGATCAAACATCCTTCATTCTtaagaaaagaaatattgtaACCCCTGTCAACATAACAAAACCTAAGTAACCAAACGAGGCAAAGCCGTAGTACTTGAGGAGAATTCCGCCGACAGTTGGAGACAGGGAGCGTATAAATGAGTTGACGGCCATGTTTAATCCCAGCATCGCACCTACAACAAAATTGAGTGATATATTATAGACGGAAATTTTCCTTCAGCGTAGTGttaggatgtttgccttgagagcgagaAGTTGCTAGTTCGAACCCCGGCAGGAGCaaggtatttttcattattccTTCCTATTacttatattaattttataaagATTTTCCATGTTACATCTCTCTTCTCTAGGATGACACAATCTTTCTTATTACAATTCCAGGTATCCCTGCTCAAGTGTTTATACAAAACCATATTTGGTTgtgtattttcaaaattataagaTTGTAAATCATTTAGACagttacatattttactgaCTCACCTCCTCCTCACTTATTTTGTCCTCACCTGTCCTTTTCGGTTTGGCCCCACCCTTTTTCGTTTTCTCTGTTTGATCCCAGCCTTTCCCCTTACCCTATTAGGCCCCAGactttccccttttgggccctgCCTCTCCTTTCCCTGATGGGCACTGTTTTTCCTTCCCCTGATTGGCCTAACCTCTCTTTCCCCTTTCGGGCCCTTCTTAACTTTCCAGTTGTGCCTACCTGCTGGGCAGAGTTAGTATGGAGGGCATTTAACTTTACCTGTTTCCTGTTTTGACTGTATATTCGAGGAAGCAAGTCCAATCCCTACAGGAGATAATCACtatacaaggggagataatttgtacatatatgtatacagggGAATTAACTCTTGTTACATGTGTCCAGTTCTGACTCTACGAGTAAGCGCTGGACTTATGACGATATTCAAGGAAGTAAGTACCATCACTAGAGGAGCTATAACTAtccaaggggagataacttttatgaagggaagataactcttcTTACCTGTGTCCAGTTCTGACTCTGTACGAGTAAGCACTGGACTTATGACGATATTCAAAAAAGCAACTCCCATCACTAGAGGAGTTATAACTAtccaaggggagataactcttctTACCTGTGTCAAGTTCTGATACTGTACGAGTGAGTGCTGAACTGATAACAATATTCGAGGATGCAAGTCCCATCACTAGAGGAGCTATCACAATACACAGCTGCTGGACATCCGTGACAAATGACTACAACACAGGTTCATATTCTGGTAAATACACAGGTTCATATTCTGATAAATACACAGGTTCATTTTCTGGTAAATACACAGGTTCATTTTCTGGTAAATACACAGGTTCATTTTCTggtaaatacacattttcattctCTGGCAAATATACACAGGTTCATTTTCTGGttaatacacattttcattctCTGGTAAATACACAGTTTCATTCTCTGGTAAATACACAGGTGCATTTTCTGGTAAAATTTCTCGTATCTGACATCTCAAATATCCTTAAATTGAGAAAAGAACAATTGCAAGAAATAGCTTGTGCTTTCTGTGATAATTccaattttaaacatttcaatgtttttaatgCAGAATAATTTgacacattttcatttttttttttggtataaGAGTGAACctgtttgtaatacaaaaaGATTAATATTGTGGTTACACTTATAAATTTGAATATTCAcataattcaaaaaaaaaaaatactattaaaattaaaatgtatacttACTAAGGCCAAGTAGGAGAATATCAGAGAAAATGACGACCATTTCAAGATTGAAGTTTCTGAGTATTTTTTTGTCAACACTCCCACTCCAAGACCTTGTACAATCTGAAAgcattgaaaacaaatttatttatctCATTTTCAACATTCAATATTTTGGTAAATACATCAGAAATATCACTGCTAGAGACAGCAAAGTAATTAATTGTCACACTTTCAAACATCTATAAGACCTAAAAAAATACCAGTGTTTCCGTTAATCCTTATTCCCAACTGGCATGTTAGTGGAAACACATGTACCATTTCGTTAGGCCTTACATGTGCTTTTCTGCCAAGatctatgaaatatatttcaatactaGCAGTGTCACTGAACCGCATGGCAGTGATGAAATATCTGATGAAAGCCTTCAAAACCTAGGGTagaaagtttttaaaaagtcaCTATTAAGCAAAAGCGTTaattaatttggtttggtttggtttattttgtttaacgtcctattaacagctaaggtcatttaaggacggcctcccatgcatgcgacatgcatgcgtgtggtgagtgcgtatgtgtgtttttggaggctgcagtacgtttgtgttaagtctccttgtgataggccggaacttttgccaatttatagtgctacctcactgaagcatactgccgaagacacccagcagcacaccccacccggtcacattatactgacaacgggcaaaccagtcatcccactccaaatatgctgagcacTAATTAGCAGTAGTGAcaaccatttttaaagactctggtatgtctcggctaggggacaaaacccaaagccttcctcacagcggcaaactctcaactaaaggccaaaagtgaggcattgtcaagggtgacattaggaagaagaaagttgttcagaaagaagagaaaagaagatcccaaatttagtcacctcctacgatcatgcaatgggggcagcatgttcaattcttacgccctacctgcagggcaggcgttaattaaattgttttgtAGAGTCAACACATTTGTACGTTAGATGAAATTCTAGGCcattttaaacagtattttgattatttaagCTTCTAAATATTCATTTACAATGCTTTGGTTCTGACTAAAAGTAATGAAATCATGTCTTTTTCTGAAGCCTTTTGAGGCCTCTGTCTCaactgaaattatttcataattgaGCCATATTTGCAGTTCACTCCCGAAAATTTCAGATGATTCTGACACCAGACCATGACATGGCCATGCCAATAACATCACAAGGTTGACCTGAAAAAATCAGGCGAGTTGTtgacaatgtaatgtattacacattGAAAAGTGCTGGATCAATAactgataaaataatattgtCATCTTTTgtttgacattatatatattctacaaaaaaaactatttcaaatattgattttgtcTATCAAAATGTCAACTTAATGTCATTTCATAAACCAGGACAAAGGTAAACATTTCTGCACTTACCATGGTTAACACACCAATGTAAGACAGGATATAGCCATTTTGTTCAGGTGGCAATTTGAATGTTTCCAAGGCAACCACAGAAAACATGCTTTGAAAAACACCAATAGGTATACCTGTGGagacaaattaaacaaataaaatttatcataattgagacattttttttattgatattatgaATTCTCCCATTTGATAtatgaatttgatataaaatttaagcaatgaatgtacatatgtattagtATTTAAAATGGATATATGGTCCTATAATACACATTGCTATTGCAGTTATGGGAGTATAACACCATTTGCTAAGCATTTCTAGCTTTAGTATTTACactgtgatactgtatatattttcactTTTCTGATATCAGTTATCTAAGATCTTGAAAGAGCAAAACCAGCGTTTGGCGAGTGTTGCTTTGATTTAATCGATGATTAGTCATTTTACCTCTATGACATTGATAAAGATTTTCTGTCATCATTGTTTGACTATGACATGGAAACATTCAGGAATTATTGAGATATTCAGCAGACTTGACAAGTGATTAAATGAACAAAATCATGGGAAAATCAacatcaaaatgcaataaaaacaatACTTTAAAAGAAAGTTATACACCTTAAACCATTTTATTATCCTCTAAACTTTTGGTGAATGTTTTTGTGGTTGGTTTCCTTTTTATTCATGATCAAACAATAATCAGTCATTTGATTCTATCATTTCAGAAATTGAGATGATTTATTGATCATGATTTTTAAAGTGATTCCGAACACCAGGGTTGTCGGAACGAGattgatgatgtcacaataGTGGTCTCATGATCAAACGACGTTATACATTGAAGTCTCACAATACATATAGCATCCTCTCTGTATTGAAATGGGAGGGTGTGGAgctgatgtaaatatttaaagataaaattgGTGAATACTGATTTATAATTTGCAGTTTAAAATGTCATCATACCTGCTGCAGCACGAATAATCAGCAGAAACATGGCTCCTGGGGCCATGACCAATCTGACAATCTTTTTAACATCAAACACAGAGGATGGCTTCTCTGCAAAATAAATACAACTTGAGTAAAAAAAggtattaaatgtatttaagCAATATCCAAGGCATTTTGGTCTTAATTTACTTGACACCAGCAAACATTATCTTGAGTGTGATCAGCATcaacattaaacatttaaaaaaatatcaattttcagttgttttcaaataattacCTTCTATTGTGCTCGTTACTGACGCTTTCTTTGTTTTCTTCGGTGTAAAGAAGTAAGCGAATACTATAGAGAGTAAAGATCCGAGAAAGGCTGCAAATGCTGCTGTCTGCTCACTGATAACAGAAAACACGacttatatcaataaaatattttccctATAAACAGTTAAGACTTTCTGAATAAAACTCTTAGAAAATCCTTTATAGTTGTCCTCCATCAAATGATAGTATggtaaaacctgactttaccgaccactgacttaaACAACATCCTGTAACATCTGACCATATCAGCCAGAGCTGACATACTCCACAGTCATTGTTGATGCTGATTAATTTTTACAGAGTGACTGTacagactgacccgaaaaataacaacacttggtcaggaccatctcatgGTCATACCAGATAAGTTAGTGCTTAATCCCACTCAtggaacttgaaaagaagtctgaaataggtgttgttcaggaaaaccatgactGCAcgatcatgttacaaaatggccatcATGTCAAAAGTTTTTATGAGGccgaaaattaacaacactttgttggctccccttccttaacatcctcaccaatttcgagtttaatggcaccagtggaactagagaagaagaagtttaaaatgtgttttcaagatggcgactATTGCGAGAGTCTAGAGAGAAAAGTCCTGTAAGATCATCAGTCCATGAAACTCGCTGTCAGTCTTTAATTATGAAATTAGTTTCTGCATGACAGCATATCTTTCTTTAAATTGGCAGAACAAACAATGGAATTCTATACTGTGCCTCCTTGGTCAAAGTTCTCACAGCCTGCTTTTCAGATTAAAAGGTTAGAGTTTTTATTGCGAAGAACTAAATATCTCTTAGTTCTGTTAATATAAcgatttgaaatataaaacatacatgcAGAACTCTCTTTCTTAAAGAGACTTTCAGCTTTAAAAGTCGTAACCCTCACCTGAAGAATTTTGTGATTAATCCACCGATGAATGGTCCGACCACCATGCCAACTCCGTAAGACAATCCCAGCATGCCTAGTGAAGCTGCCCGCTGTTCTTTGTCTCCCATGTCCGTCACGATCATCTGACCACctacaaataacaaaaatttaCCTCCATGTCAAGGCATTCTGGCAACATCATACATACATTAGGACCATACCAGTACCCAAATCTTTTACACATTCACAAATCAgtgaattgaaaataaaatagaatcatcACAGTTTGAAGGAACACAAACTGATAACTGTTTTCCCTTCAATGTCATACTTTATGATAGGGGTGTTGAAGTTGTATGGTCAAGTCCTGGATATTCCCTGAAATATCCCTTTCAGCCTaaacttaaatataaaattctCAAGACAATCTAATCTTAGGACAGACTTGAGTTTTTGACAGTttcgtttggtttattttgtttaacgtcctattaacagccagggtcatttaaggacgtgccatgttttggaggtggaggaaagccggtgtacctggagaaaaaccaccggcctacggtcagtacctggcaactgccccacgtaggtttcgaactcgcaacccagaggtggagggctagtgttaaagtgtcgtgacaccttaaccactcggccaccgcggccccttggCAGACTTGAGCTAATGACaagataaaataaatgttatatcatAATCTGCTACATTATTACACATCTCTATAACACAAACCTTGCATTGCATGCATAAACACAGATGGCAGACGGGATATGAAAAGGAGTGGGAAGCTGTCAGCAAGACCGAGGAAGAGATATGTTGCTGATGCTGAAGTAAATGCCAGAATCATGGCTGCTCTCCCTCCAAATAAGTCACCAAATCTTCCAAACAACGGACCACCTGCCAGCTGAACAACAGCAAA
Protein-coding regions in this window:
- the LOC117316543 gene encoding solute carrier family 22 member 18-like, coding for MATYNLRSRKLDPQNTEREEMKENSFAKADTSRLTFTDEEDRPAMSKPTNIKLFGWSFNTAIAATHVNIFLYATCFWIQTGALPYLTKKLGVDMVVFGYLQTTFAVVQLAGGPLFGRFGDLFGGRAAMILAFTSASATYLFLGLADSFPLLFISRLPSVFMHAMQGGQMIVTDMGDKEQRAASLGMLGLSYGVGMVVGPFIGGLITKFFSEQTAAFAAFLGSLLSIVFAYFFTPKKTKKASVTSTIEEKPSSVFDVKKIVRLVMAPGAMFLLIIRAAAGIPIGVFQSMFSVVALETFKLPPEQNGYILSYIGVLTMIVQGLGVGVLTKKYSETSILKWSSFSLIFSYLALSFVTDVQQLCIVIAPLVMGLASSNIVISSALTRTVSELDTGAMLGLNMAVNSFIRSLSPTVGGILLKYYGFASFGYLGFVMLTGVTIFLFLRMKDV